The genomic window CGAGGCGGTGGTGATCGCGTTCGCGCTGGTGTTCGTCGCCAACACAGTGTTGTCGGCGTTGTACACGGTGATCGTGCCGGCGGTGGGGACGTACTGATGGTGGGGTTCGATACGCGGGTGCGTCTGCGCCGGGCCGCCCGGCCGGTGGACGCCGTGTACGGCGGGCTCGCCGATGTGGGCCGGCACGTCACGTTCTACGGCCGCACGGTGGCGTCGTTGCCGTATGCGGCGGTCCGCTACCGCAAGCACGTCCTCACCCAGATCGGTGAGGTGAGTTTCGGTAACCGTTCGCTGCTGTCGGGTGGCGGGACGGTGGGGATCGTGTTCGCGATGTCGTTGGCGGCGGCGATGATGCTGGGCGTCGAAACGCATCGCGGGCTGGAACTGATCGGCATGTCGACGCTGTCGGGGATGCTGTCGGCGATCGCGAACACCCGCGAGCTGGCGCCGGTGGTGGTGGCGATCGCGTTGGCGGCGAAGGTGGGGACGGGGTTCACGGCGCAGCTGGGGGCGATGCGGATCTCCGACGAGATCGACGCGCTGGATTCGATGGCGGTGCGGTCGATTCCGTTCCTGGCGGGCACGCGGGTGCTGGCGGCGATGGTGTGTGTGCTGCCGATCTTCATGATCGGACTGCTCGCCAGCTATCTGTCGACGCGGCTGGTGATCGTTCTGTTCAACGGGGCGTCGGCGGGCACGTACGACTACTTCTTCCACCTGGCGCTGTCCCCGGTCGATCTGGTGTATGCGGCGGTCAAGGCGATCGTGTTCGCGGCGGTGGTGGCGTTGGTGCACTGCGCGTACGGCTATTTCGCGTCGGGCGGTCCGGCGGGGGTGGGTCAGGCGGCGGGGCGGGCGTTGCGGACGGCGATCCTGGCGATCGGCGTCCTGGACGTGCTCATGACGTTCGCGCTGTGGGGTCTGGTGCCCACCGTCCCGGGGATGGGGGTGTGAGGTGCGCCGGCGCGGGACGAGTACCGCGGCGTTCGCGGTGCGCGGCGCGGTGGCGACCGTGGCCGCGGTCGCGGTGGGCACGCTGATGGTGCTGCACGGCACCGGCCGGCTGGACCGCGACCCGGAGGTGACGGTGGAGGTGCCGGCCGCGGTCGGGCTGATCACGGGGGAGGCGCCGGTCCGGTTCCACGGCGTGAACGTGGGCCGCATCGCCGGCATCGAGCCGGGGGTGGACGCGTCGCGGGCGCGGCTGCAGATCGACGCCCACGTGATCGGGCGGATCCCGGCGTCGGTGACGGCCCGGGTGCTGCCGCGAACCTTCTTCGGCGACATCTACGTTCAACTGTCCGGGACCCCGGACGGGACGGCTCTCGCCGACGGCGACGAGATCCGGATCGATGCCGGCCCCGACGCGGTGGCCCTGTACGACGTGTACACGCGGCTGGTGGACGTGCTGGACCGGATGCGGCCGCAGCAGATGCAGGTGGCGTTGTCGACGCTCGCGCACACCCTGGACGGGCGGGGTGCCACGATCGGCCGGACGGTCGACCGGTTGGCGGCGGCCGCCCCGACGCTGACCCCGGCGGTGCAGGGACTGCTGGACGCGGCCCCCGATTTCCGGACGGTGCTGCAGTCCCTCGACGCCGCCACCCCGGACGTGCTGGCGACGCTGGAGTCGGTGACAGGCCTGTCCCGCACCGTCGTCGACCGTGCGGACGACGTCACCGCCACGATCGGTACGGCCGCCGAATTCGCGCCCACGGTCGCCGATTTCGTGGGCGACAACCGGGACGAGCTGCTGACGGTGCTGGATGCGTCGGGGACGATCCTGGGGACGGCGGCCACGAATCCGGGTGGGCTCACCGCGACGCTGGAGGGGGCGCGCACGTTCGGGGCGGCGGGGGCGCGGGTGTTCGCGACGGGCCGGTTCGACATCGTCGCGGTGCCCACGTTCACCGATCCGCTGCCGTACACGTCGGCGGACTGCCCGAGTTACGGGACACTGCCGGGCGCGTGCGGACCCCGAGCCCCGGAACGACAGGGCCCGCAGCGGTGACGGCCCGCTGGTTGCCGCTGGTGAAGGTGGCGGCGTTCTGTGCGGTGGGGGTGGTGTGCGGGCTGCTGGTGGCGAACACGTTGTCGGTGCCGGTGCGGGGCGCCACGGACGGGTATGCGGCGGTGTTCACGGATGTGGAGGGCCTGCACGTGGGGAATCCGGTGACGTTGTCGGGGGTGCGGGTGGGGCGGGTGGCGGCGATCGAGGTGGCGGGCGCGGCGGACGGGACACGGACGGCGGTGGTGCGGTTCGAGGTGGCGTCGGCGCACCGGCTGGACGGTGAGGTGACGGCCGCGGTGCGGTATGCGGACATGCTGGGTGCCCGCTATCTGGCGCTCACTCCGCCGGCGGTACCGTCCGGGCGTCCGCTCGAGCCGGGCGCGACGATCCCGGTGGAGCGGACCACGCCGCCGGTGGATCTGACGGCGTTGATGAACGGGTTCGCGCCGCTGTTCGACGCCGTCGATCCGGGGCGGGTGAACACGCTGTCCCGGGCGTTCGTGGAGACGTTCGCGGGCCGGGGTGCGGCGGTGTCGACGTTGTTGGACGGGATCGCCACGCTCGGAACAGATCTCGTGGACCGGCGGGCGGTGTTCGAGGAGTTGACGGCGAACACGTCCGCACTGCTCGCGTCCCTCGACGATCGGCAGCCGCAGCTCGAGGAGTTGCTGGCGGGGCTGCGGCAGCTCACCGCGGCGACGGCGGGCAGCGATGCGGAGGTGGCGGCGGTTCTCGATCACGGGGATCGGGCGGTGGCGGCGCTGGCGGGCACCCTGTCCCGGTCGGAGGCGTCGATCGGCGGGGCGGTGACGGATGCGACGGCGGTGACCGGTGAGTGGATCGCGAACACGGATCCGTTCGAGCGGTTCCTGGCGGGGATGCCGCGGTTCGCGGACGGCGTCAACCGGATCAGCCGGTACGGCGGGTTCGTGAGCCTGTACCTGTGCACGTTCGTGGTGAAGGCCGGGGACGTGGAGGCGGATCTGTTCGGGTCGACGCATTCGGAGGTGTGCCGATGATGTCGCGGACGGCGTTGGGGGCGGTGGGGATCGCGGCACTGGTGCTGGGGTTGGCGGCGGCGATCGGGGTGCCCAAGG from Prescottella sp. R16 includes these protein-coding regions:
- a CDS encoding MCE family protein — protein: MRTPSPGTTGPAAVTARWLPLVKVAAFCAVGVVCGLLVANTLSVPVRGATDGYAAVFTDVEGLHVGNPVTLSGVRVGRVAAIEVAGAADGTRTAVVRFEVASAHRLDGEVTAAVRYADMLGARYLALTPPAVPSGRPLEPGATIPVERTTPPVDLTALMNGFAPLFDAVDPGRVNTLSRAFVETFAGRGAAVSTLLDGIATLGTDLVDRRAVFEELTANTSALLASLDDRQPQLEELLAGLRQLTAATAGSDAEVAAVLDHGDRAVAALAGTLSRSEASIGGAVTDATAVTGEWIANTDPFERFLAGMPRFADGVNRISRYGGFVSLYLCTFVVKAGDVEADLFGSTHSEVCR
- a CDS encoding ABC transporter permease, with translation MVGFDTRVRLRRAARPVDAVYGGLADVGRHVTFYGRTVASLPYAAVRYRKHVLTQIGEVSFGNRSLLSGGGTVGIVFAMSLAAAMMLGVETHRGLELIGMSTLSGMLSAIANTRELAPVVVAIALAAKVGTGFTAQLGAMRISDEIDALDSMAVRSIPFLAGTRVLAAMVCVLPIFMIGLLASYLSTRLVIVLFNGASAGTYDYFFHLALSPVDLVYAAVKAIVFAAVVALVHCAYGYFASGGPAGVGQAAGRALRTAILAIGVLDVLMTFALWGLVPTVPGMGV
- a CDS encoding MCE family protein, with the protein product MRRRGTSTAAFAVRGAVATVAAVAVGTLMVLHGTGRLDRDPEVTVEVPAAVGLITGEAPVRFHGVNVGRIAGIEPGVDASRARLQIDAHVIGRIPASVTARVLPRTFFGDIYVQLSGTPDGTALADGDEIRIDAGPDAVALYDVYTRLVDVLDRMRPQQMQVALSTLAHTLDGRGATIGRTVDRLAAAAPTLTPAVQGLLDAAPDFRTVLQSLDAATPDVLATLESVTGLSRTVVDRADDVTATIGTAAEFAPTVADFVGDNRDELLTVLDASGTILGTAATNPGGLTATLEGARTFGAAGARVFATGRFDIVAVPTFTDPLPYTSADCPSYGTLPGACGPRAPERQGPQR